In one Halorubrum sp. CBA1229 genomic region, the following are encoded:
- a CDS encoding rubrerythrin-like domain-containing protein, whose product MRDATQNSAAESPYECFECGNVVLSETSPGTCPDCGGEMRNRRMPVE is encoded by the coding sequence ATGAGAGACGCCACCCAAAATTCGGCCGCGGAATCGCCCTACGAGTGTTTCGAGTGCGGAAACGTCGTGCTCTCGGAAACGAGTCCCGGCACGTGTCCCGACTGCGGCGGTGAGATGCGAAACCGCCGCATGCCGGTCGAATGA
- a CDS encoding ribonuclease HI family protein, translating into MDRLPTATLSPLASRVDAVLALHEYEIRPAIDAIDAAVAGFGGLFDPETTDGEIRTAVDEILAGDPPSVGERCCDSGGSDVVLYVDGSSRGNPGPAGAGAVLRADGESFAELGRPVGSRAENNTAEYAALHLGLEALVSRCDPTAVEIRIDSMTVINDIWRDGDGVAAAAPYRPAILDHLSALSACEWTHLADHEPNPADARAAVGADIATLGPG; encoded by the coding sequence ATGGACCGCTTACCGACGGCGACGCTGTCGCCGCTTGCCAGTCGCGTCGACGCGGTGCTCGCGTTACACGAGTACGAGATACGGCCCGCGATCGACGCGATCGATGCGGCCGTCGCCGGGTTCGGTGGACTGTTCGACCCGGAGACGACTGACGGCGAGATCCGAACGGCAGTCGACGAGATACTCGCCGGGGATCCGCCGTCTGTCGGAGAACGGTGCTGCGATTCCGGTGGGAGCGACGTCGTGCTGTACGTCGACGGGAGTTCGCGCGGGAACCCCGGACCGGCCGGCGCGGGAGCCGTCCTCCGGGCCGACGGCGAGTCGTTCGCGGAGTTGGGGCGGCCGGTCGGGTCGAGAGCGGAGAACAACACCGCGGAGTACGCCGCGCTTCACCTCGGATTGGAGGCGCTCGTTTCGCGGTGTGACCCGACCGCGGTGGAGATACGCATCGATTCGATGACGGTGATCAACGATATCTGGCGGGACGGCGACGGCGTCGCCGCGGCGGCGCCGTATCGACCGGCGATCCTGGATCACCTGTCCGCGCTGTCGGCGTGCGAGTGGACGCACCTCGCCGATCACGAGCCGAATCCGGCCGACGCTCGGGCCGCTGTCGGAGCCGACATCGCCACGCTCGGCCCGGGATAA
- the gdhB gene encoding glutamate dehydrogenase GdhB, whose product MTMASTSATRDEEPSEPESALQTARRQLRQAADHLDVDQNIIERLEHPKTVHEVTVPIERESGEVELYTGYRAQHDSVRGPFKGGLRYHPDVTREECVGLGMWMTWKCAVMDIPFGGAKGGIAVNPKDLSESEKEQLTRRFTDEIRSVIGPTKDIPAPDMGTDPQTMAWLMDAYSMQEGETIPGVVTGKPPVVGGSEGRDSAPGRSVAIIAREAIAYYDKEIASTSVAVQGFGSVGANAAKLLDDWGASVVAVSDVNGGIYDANGLDTHAIPSHDEEPEAVLGHGAPETLTNDELLELDVDVVIPAAIGNVLTAENADDVAADIVIEGANGPTTSAASAVFAERDLPVIPDILANAGGVTVSYFEWLQDINRRAWSLDRVHDELETEMLAAWQDVREEFETRDVTWRDAAYIVALERVAEAHEIRGLWP is encoded by the coding sequence ATGACGATGGCCTCGACATCAGCGACACGGGACGAGGAGCCGAGTGAACCGGAGTCCGCGTTGCAGACGGCGCGCCGCCAGCTCCGGCAGGCCGCCGATCACCTCGACGTCGATCAGAACATCATCGAGCGGCTCGAGCACCCGAAAACCGTCCACGAGGTTACCGTTCCGATCGAACGCGAAAGCGGCGAGGTAGAGCTGTACACGGGGTATCGCGCCCAACACGACAGCGTCCGGGGCCCGTTCAAGGGCGGGCTTCGGTATCACCCCGACGTGACGCGCGAGGAGTGCGTCGGACTCGGGATGTGGATGACGTGGAAGTGCGCCGTGATGGATATCCCCTTCGGCGGTGCGAAAGGCGGGATCGCGGTCAACCCCAAGGACCTCAGCGAGTCCGAAAAGGAACAGCTGACGCGCCGGTTCACCGACGAAATCCGGTCCGTCATCGGCCCGACGAAAGACATCCCCGCGCCCGACATGGGGACGGATCCGCAGACGATGGCGTGGCTGATGGACGCCTACTCGATGCAAGAGGGCGAGACGATCCCGGGGGTCGTCACGGGGAAACCGCCCGTCGTCGGCGGGAGCGAGGGACGCGATTCGGCGCCCGGCCGGAGCGTCGCTATCATCGCCCGCGAGGCGATCGCGTACTACGACAAGGAGATCGCGTCGACCTCGGTCGCCGTGCAGGGCTTCGGGAGCGTCGGGGCGAACGCGGCGAAGTTACTCGACGACTGGGGGGCGAGCGTCGTCGCCGTGAGCGACGTCAACGGCGGCATCTACGACGCGAACGGGTTGGACACGCACGCGATTCCCTCGCACGACGAAGAGCCGGAGGCGGTGCTTGGGCACGGCGCCCCGGAGACGCTGACCAACGACGAGCTGCTGGAGCTCGACGTGGACGTGGTGATTCCGGCGGCGATCGGAAACGTCCTGACGGCGGAGAACGCCGACGACGTCGCCGCCGACATCGTTATCGAGGGAGCGAACGGACCGACGACGAGCGCGGCGAGCGCGGTCTTCGCCGAGCGGGACCTCCCGGTGATCCCGGACATTCTGGCCAACGCCGGCGGCGTGACGGTGAGTTACTTCGAGTGGCTCCAGGACATCAATCGGCGCGCGTGGTCGCTGGACCGCGTTCACGACGAGCTCGAAACGGAGATGCTGGCGGCCTGGCAAGACGTCCGCGAGGAGTTCGAGACCCGTGACGTGACGTGGCGCGACGCGGCGTATATCGTCGCGCTCGAACGGGTCGCGGAGGCCCACGAGATTCGCGGTCTCTGGCCGTGA